A section of the Flavobacterium sp. CG_23.5 genome encodes:
- the lptB gene encoding LPS export ABC transporter ATP-binding protein, which translates to MKLRAENLVKTYKGRSVVKGISVEVNQGEIVGLLGPNGAGKTTSFYMIVGLVKPNSGNIFLDDLNITDYPMYKRAQQGIGYLAQEASVFRKLSIEDNILSVLQLTKLSKEEQVAKMESLIDEFSLEHIRTNRGDLLSGGERRRTEIARCLATDPKFILLDEPFAGVDPVAVEDIQRIVAQLKNKNIGILITDHNVQETLAITDKTYLMFEGGILKAGIPEELVEDEMVRRVYLGQNFELRKKKLEF; encoded by the coding sequence ATGAAATTAAGAGCCGAAAATCTTGTAAAAACCTATAAAGGAAGAAGTGTTGTAAAAGGCATTTCTGTGGAAGTGAACCAAGGTGAAATTGTGGGTCTTTTGGGTCCAAATGGTGCCGGGAAAACGACCTCCTTTTATATGATTGTTGGATTGGTAAAACCAAATTCGGGCAACATATTCCTCGATGATTTGAATATTACCGATTATCCAATGTATAAGAGAGCCCAGCAGGGAATAGGTTATTTGGCACAGGAAGCCTCTGTTTTCAGAAAATTAAGTATCGAAGACAATATCTTGAGTGTGTTACAATTAACTAAACTATCAAAAGAAGAGCAGGTTGCCAAAATGGAAAGCTTGATTGACGAGTTTAGTTTAGAACATATTCGCACCAATCGTGGTGATTTACTTTCGGGTGGAGAACGTCGTCGAACCGAAATTGCCCGTTGTCTTGCCACCGACCCCAAATTCATATTACTTGATGAACCTTTCGCCGGTGTCGATCCCGTTGCCGTGGAAGATATTCAACGAATTGTAGCCCAACTAAAAAATAAAAACATCGGTATTCTAATCACCGATCACAACGTACAAGAAACACTGGCGATTACAGATAAAACTTATTTGATGTTTGAAGGGGGAATCCTAAAAGCCGGTATTCCTGAAGAACTAGTTGAAGATGAAATGGTACGTCGTGTATACCTTGGACAGAACTTCGAATTGAGAAAGAAGAAGCTGGAGTTTTAG
- a CDS encoding four helix bundle protein: protein MKFQDLLAYQKSFSLAMKIFEITKLFPKEEMYSLTDQIRRSSRSVPTNISESYRKRVYPRSFHSKLTDSDAENSETQVWLEFSLKCNYYINESIYNELINESNEVGKLINYMILNPQKFGVAL from the coding sequence ATGAAATTCCAAGATTTATTAGCATATCAGAAATCATTTTCATTAGCGATGAAAATTTTTGAAATAACAAAACTATTTCCAAAAGAAGAAATGTATTCTTTAACGGATCAAATTAGGCGTTCTTCAAGAAGTGTACCTACTAATATTTCAGAATCTTACAGGAAAAGGGTGTATCCCAGAAGTTTTCATAGCAAATTAACCGATTCGGATGCTGAAAATTCTGAGACTCAAGTTTGGCTAGAATTTTCTCTTAAATGTAACTACTATATAAATGAAAGCATTTACAATGAATTGATAAACGAAAGCAATGAAGTTGGAAAACTAATAAATTACATGATTTTAAATCCTCAAAAATTTGGGGTAGCCCTGTAG
- a CDS encoding endonuclease domain-containing protein, with protein MAKRKIIPYNAKLIAFAKKLRNDSTEIEIFLWLKLKGKQMYGYDFHRQKPIDNYILDFFCYELMLGIEVDGYSHEFLEVYNKDTLKEKRMNQLGITVLRFSDEQVLRDMENVLRAIEFYVFEYEKKIVAPPIGHTPSPYNSLYYFVWSR; from the coding sequence ATGGCGAAAAGAAAAATAATACCATACAACGCAAAATTGATAGCATTTGCAAAGAAACTTAGAAATGATTCTACTGAAATAGAGATATTTCTTTGGTTAAAATTGAAGGGGAAGCAAATGTATGGCTACGATTTTCATCGTCAAAAGCCTATCGATAATTATATTCTGGACTTTTTTTGTTACGAATTGATGTTGGGAATAGAGGTAGATGGTTATTCTCATGAGTTTCTAGAAGTATATAACAAAGATACATTGAAAGAAAAGCGAATGAATCAATTAGGAATAACTGTTTTACGTTTTAGTGATGAACAGGTTTTGAGGGATATGGAAAACGTATTGCGTGCTATTGAGTTTTATGTTTTTGAATATGAGAAAAAAATTGTAGCTCCACCTATCGGACACACCCCTAGCCCCTATAACTCCCTATATTATTTTGTTTGGAGTCGTTGA
- the recQ gene encoding DNA helicase RecQ: protein MNSNEIDIHKELKKYFGFSQFKGLQEQVIKSLLNKQNTFVIMPTGGGKSLCYQLPALIQEGTAIVVSPLIALMKNQVDAIRSLSSENGVAHVLNSSLTKTEIAQVKKDITSGLTKLLYVAPESLTKDEYVAFLQTVTISFVAIDEAHCISEWGHDFRPEYRNLKHIIKQLGDVPIIGLTATATPKVQEDILKNLDMTDATTFKASFNRPNLYYEVRTKTKNIESDIIRFIKQHKGKSGIIYCLSRKKVEAIAEVLQVNGISAVPYHAGLDAKTRARHQDMFLMEDVDVVVATIAFGMGIDKPDVRFVIHHDIPKSLESYYQETGRAGRDGGEGHCLAYYSYKDVEKLEKFMSGKPVAEQEIGFALLQEVVAYAETSMSRRRFLLHYFGEEFDDVNGEGADMDDNVRNPKTKVEAIDEVVKLLEVVRDTKHLYKSKEVVFTLIGRVNAVIKAHRTDTQSFFGCGSDHDEKYWMALLRQVLVAGYLSKDIETYGIVKITDKGLDFIKNRESFMMSEDHEYNETEDEAIVTAAKSTGVADEALMGMLRDLRKKVAKKLSVPPFVVFQDPSLEDMALKYPISVDELINIHGVGEGKAKKYGKEFLELISRYVSDNDIIRPDDLVVKSTGVNSVNKLYIIQNIDRKLSLDDIASAKGLKMDDLIKEMEQIVYSGTKLNIKYWIDDMLDDDQQEEIHDYFMESHSDNIEEALKEFEGDYDLDELRLMRIKFISEVAN, encoded by the coding sequence ATGAATTCAAACGAAATTGACATACACAAAGAATTAAAAAAATATTTTGGCTTTAGCCAATTTAAAGGATTACAAGAACAAGTTATTAAAAGTCTCCTTAATAAGCAGAACACCTTTGTGATTATGCCCACTGGAGGAGGAAAATCACTCTGTTACCAACTACCCGCTTTAATTCAAGAAGGAACTGCTATCGTGGTTTCTCCTTTAATCGCTTTGATGAAAAATCAAGTGGATGCCATTCGAAGTTTATCTTCTGAAAATGGTGTTGCTCACGTTTTAAACTCTTCACTTACCAAAACCGAAATTGCTCAGGTTAAAAAAGATATCACTTCTGGCTTGACAAAATTGTTATATGTTGCCCCTGAATCCTTAACAAAGGATGAATATGTGGCTTTTCTACAAACCGTGACTATTTCATTCGTCGCTATAGATGAAGCCCATTGTATCTCAGAATGGGGACATGATTTTAGACCGGAATACAGAAATCTAAAACACATTATTAAGCAATTAGGGGATGTACCTATTATTGGTTTGACCGCTACGGCTACACCAAAGGTTCAGGAAGATATCCTTAAGAATCTAGATATGACTGATGCTACTACTTTTAAAGCATCATTCAACAGACCCAATTTATATTACGAAGTACGTACCAAAACGAAAAATATTGAATCGGATATTATTCGTTTCATAAAACAGCATAAAGGCAAATCAGGAATTATTTACTGTTTGAGCCGTAAAAAAGTGGAAGCCATTGCCGAAGTTTTACAGGTAAATGGGATAAGCGCGGTTCCCTACCATGCTGGACTAGATGCGAAAACTCGTGCCAGACATCAAGATATGTTTCTTATGGAAGATGTTGATGTGGTGGTAGCAACAATCGCTTTTGGAATGGGAATTGACAAACCGGATGTTCGTTTTGTTATTCATCATGATATTCCTAAATCTCTGGAAAGTTATTATCAGGAAACTGGTCGTGCTGGTCGCGACGGGGGTGAAGGGCATTGTCTAGCCTATTACTCCTATAAAGATGTGGAGAAATTAGAAAAATTCATGTCGGGTAAACCTGTTGCTGAACAGGAAATTGGATTTGCTTTATTGCAGGAAGTGGTGGCTTATGCCGAAACGTCTATGTCCAGAAGGCGATTTTTACTGCATTACTTCGGAGAAGAATTTGATGATGTAAATGGAGAAGGAGCTGATATGGATGATAATGTCAGAAACCCCAAAACAAAGGTGGAAGCCATAGATGAAGTGGTGAAACTATTGGAAGTAGTTCGAGATACAAAACATTTATATAAATCAAAAGAAGTGGTGTTTACGCTGATTGGTCGTGTAAATGCAGTTATAAAGGCACATAGAACCGATACGCAATCTTTTTTTGGATGCGGTTCAGACCATGATGAAAAATATTGGATGGCTTTGCTTAGACAAGTTCTTGTGGCTGGCTATTTATCTAAAGACATTGAGACTTATGGAATCGTAAAAATCACCGATAAAGGATTGGATTTTATTAAAAACCGCGAATCCTTCATGATGTCTGAAGATCATGAATACAATGAAACCGAAGACGAAGCAATAGTAACTGCAGCGAAATCGACAGGAGTTGCTGATGAAGCATTGATGGGTATGTTACGTGACTTACGTAAAAAAGTGGCTAAGAAATTATCGGTTCCGCCGTTTGTAGTTTTCCAAGACCCGTCACTTGAGGATATGGCACTTAAATATCCTATTTCTGTGGATGAATTAATCAATATTCACGGTGTTGGGGAAGGGAAAGCAAAAAAATATGGTAAGGAATTCCTAGAACTAATAAGTCGTTACGTGTCAGATAATGATATTATCAGACCGGATGATCTAGTGGTTAAATCTACAGGAGTAAACTCGGTAAATAAATTATACATTATTCAAAATATAGACAGAAAATTATCACTTGATGATATCGCTTCCGCAAAAGGATTAAAGATGGACGATTTGATTAAAGAAATGGAACAAATTGTCTATTCCGGAACCAAATTGAATATAAAATATTGGATTGATGATATGCTGGATGATGATCAACAAGAAGAAATTCACGACTATTTTATGGAATCCCATTCCGATAATATCGAAGAAGCACTCAAAGAATTTGAAGGAGACTATGATCTTGACGAATTGCGACTGATGCGAATAAAATTCATCAGCGAAGTGGCTAATTAG
- a CDS encoding PorV/PorQ family protein, which translates to MNIGVDAAALGMSNTVVASTNDVNSGYWNPAGLIHLEDHQISLMHANYFANIAQYDYMAYASPIDDRSAWGISLIRFGVDDILNTTELIDSQGNIDYNRISLFSTADYGFTFSYARKLPVPGFQYGVNAKVIRRIIGKFANSWGFGFDAGLQFEKNNWQFGLMLRDITTTYNVWNIDEAEYKKISDAIPGQNQELPESTEITAPKAQLGIAKKFIIHYDYSILAAANMNMRFTKTNDVISTDFVSIDPAIGFEFGYTDLVFLRAGVGNFQNVQQLDNSEKVGFQPNIGLGFKYKGIQVDYALTDLGNQSTALYSNIFSVKVDLSLFRN; encoded by the coding sequence ATGAATATTGGCGTTGATGCCGCTGCATTAGGCATGTCAAATACCGTTGTTGCATCCACCAATGACGTAAATTCTGGCTATTGGAATCCTGCGGGCTTAATTCATCTTGAGGATCACCAAATATCGTTAATGCATGCTAATTATTTTGCTAACATTGCCCAATACGATTATATGGCCTACGCCAGTCCAATCGATGACCGAAGTGCTTGGGGAATTTCATTAATCCGTTTTGGTGTAGATGATATTTTAAATACAACCGAATTGATTGACAGCCAAGGTAATATTGACTACAACCGAATCAGTCTTTTTTCTACTGCCGATTATGGTTTTACGTTTTCCTACGCCCGAAAATTACCGGTTCCGGGATTTCAATACGGCGTAAATGCTAAAGTGATCCGAAGAATCATCGGGAAATTTGCCAATTCGTGGGGCTTTGGTTTTGACGCCGGTTTACAATTCGAAAAAAATAATTGGCAATTTGGATTAATGCTCCGCGACATTACAACTACCTACAATGTTTGGAATATTGACGAGGCCGAATACAAAAAAATTTCCGATGCCATCCCTGGTCAAAATCAGGAATTACCGGAAAGCACGGAGATTACTGCTCCAAAAGCACAATTGGGAATAGCCAAGAAATTTATTATACATTATGATTACAGTATTTTGGCTGCTGCCAATATGAACATGCGCTTTACCAAAACCAATGATGTTATCTCCACTGATTTTGTCAGTATTGATCCCGCGATAGGATTTGAATTTGGCTATACCGATTTGGTTTTCTTGCGTGCAGGCGTAGGGAATTTCCAAAACGTGCAACAACTGGATAACAGCGAAAAAGTGGGTTTTCAACCTAATATCGGATTAGGATTTAAATACAAAGGCATTCAAGTAGATTATGCCCTAACCGATTTAGGCAACCAAAGTACTGCTTTGTATTCGAATATTTTTTCGGTAAAAGTGGATTTAAGTCTTTTTAGAAATTAA
- a CDS encoding glycoside hydrolase family 25 protein: MRKKIVRKRTVSIRKPKKKASVFSAKGIRLSIAAFFLLVLIGIGYHYRNGIAYYFSFKSDKILKEEAEAKRISDVRNFQVLEKSDGKSIGLDVSEYQGKIQWSYVDTLENKYPLDFVFIRATVGKDRKDLQFKRNWLGAKKNKMIRGAYHYYRPNENSIEQAELFIKTVTLQKGDLPPILDIEKLPKNQSLDSLKLGLKRWLKAVELHYKVKPIIYTGEKYYDDFLKDEFSDYLFWIANYNFYREKIDSDWLFWQFTEKAAVPGIKGNVDVNIYNGDLEQLRFITVE; the protein is encoded by the coding sequence ATGAGAAAAAAGATAGTCAGAAAGCGAACTGTATCGATTCGTAAACCAAAAAAGAAAGCGTCTGTTTTCTCTGCCAAGGGTATACGTTTATCGATTGCTGCTTTTTTTTTGCTGGTTCTTATTGGAATTGGATATCATTATCGCAATGGAATAGCCTATTATTTCAGTTTTAAATCGGATAAAATTCTAAAGGAAGAAGCCGAAGCGAAACGTATTTCAGATGTTCGAAATTTTCAGGTTCTGGAAAAAAGTGACGGAAAGAGTATCGGTTTGGATGTTTCTGAATACCAAGGTAAAATTCAATGGTCTTATGTGGACACTTTAGAAAATAAATATCCTTTAGACTTTGTGTTTATCCGTGCAACCGTGGGAAAAGACAGAAAAGATCTTCAGTTTAAGCGGAATTGGCTTGGCGCCAAAAAAAATAAAATGATTCGGGGCGCCTATCATTATTACCGTCCCAATGAAAACTCTATCGAGCAAGCGGAGCTTTTTATTAAAACGGTTACACTTCAAAAAGGGGATTTACCACCTATTTTAGACATTGAAAAATTACCTAAAAACCAATCCTTAGACAGCTTGAAACTAGGTTTGAAGCGCTGGTTAAAAGCGGTGGAATTGCATTATAAAGTAAAACCTATCATTTATACCGGTGAAAAATATTATGATGATTTTTTAAAGGATGAGTTTAGTGACTATCTTTTTTGGATTGCCAACTATAATTTTTACAGAGAGAAAATTGATTCCGACTGGTTGTTTTGGCAATTTACTGAAAAAGCAGCTGTCCCTGGAATAAAAGGAAATGTTGATGTTAATATTTACAATGGTGATTTAGAGCAGTTGCGGTTTATTACGGTGGAGTAG
- a CDS encoding SIS domain-containing protein has product MITKENILASAKKTIISESESIAKLTDYLDENFISATQSIFNCKGRLVVTGIGKSAIIAQKMVATFNSTGTPSLFLHASEAIHGDLGMVQNEDVIICISKSGNSPEIKVLVPLLKRFGNTLIAITGNMTSFLAKGSDFILNTTIDAEACPNNLAPTNSTTAQLVMGDALAVCLMEMRHFKPEDFAIYHPGGALGKKLLLRVKDMLEHTLKPSVSPDAPIKKVIFEISEKRLGVTAVVEDNMVIGIITDGDIRRMLNERDSFTELTAKDIMTKNPKLIASTAMVVDALNILEDFSITQLVVIDNGEYKGVLHLHDILKEGIV; this is encoded by the coding sequence TTGATAACTAAAGAAAATATCTTGGCGAGTGCCAAAAAAACCATTATATCTGAAAGTGAATCTATTGCAAAACTCACTGATTATCTTGATGAAAACTTCATTAGCGCCACCCAAAGTATCTTTAATTGCAAAGGGAGATTAGTGGTTACCGGTATAGGAAAAAGTGCCATTATTGCTCAAAAAATGGTCGCCACATTCAATTCCACTGGAACGCCATCACTTTTTCTACATGCTTCTGAAGCCATTCACGGTGATTTAGGCATGGTTCAAAACGAAGATGTGATAATATGTATTTCAAAAAGTGGTAATAGTCCAGAAATAAAAGTTTTAGTTCCACTATTGAAACGCTTTGGTAATACTTTAATTGCTATCACCGGAAATATGACCTCTTTTCTTGCCAAAGGTTCCGATTTTATTTTGAATACCACGATTGATGCAGAAGCGTGTCCGAACAACTTAGCACCCACAAATAGCACCACTGCACAATTAGTGATGGGCGATGCTTTGGCCGTTTGCCTGATGGAAATGCGCCATTTTAAACCAGAAGATTTTGCGATTTATCACCCTGGAGGTGCTCTTGGCAAAAAATTATTACTTCGTGTAAAAGACATGTTGGAACACACTTTAAAACCTTCAGTGAGTCCGGATGCACCTATCAAAAAAGTAATTTTCGAAATTTCAGAAAAGCGTCTTGGAGTAACTGCAGTGGTCGAGGATAATATGGTCATCGGAATTATTACCGATGGTGACATTAGAAGAATGTTGAATGAAAGAGATTCCTTCACTGAATTGACTGCCAAAGACATTATGACTAAAAACCCAAAATTAATCGCTTCTACAGCTATGGTTGTAGATGCATTGAATATACTTGAAGATTTTTCTATAACACAATTAGTTGTCATTGACAATGGCGAGTACAAAGGAGTATTGCATTTACATGACATTTTAAAAGAGGGAATAGTATAA
- the tatC gene encoding twin-arginine translocase subunit TatC, with the protein MTKKIIKEKKNLNEMSFLDHLEELRWLLVRSTIAVIVMAFLTYFISDYLFDIIIFGPTRPTFITYTFFCDLSHQLGFADSICITEMPFIIQNTEMEGQVNMFVWMCLLAGFILSFPYILFELWKFIGPALYEKERKNAKIFIFISSLLFFLGVLFGYYVVIPMSVNFLATFTVSDIVKNQFTLDSYLGMVKTSVLASGLFFEMPIMIYFLTKLGLVTPTFLRKYWKYAVIIILIVAAIVTPPDVVSQTIVAIPMLLIYEASILISKLVVRNQKKIENV; encoded by the coding sequence ATGACAAAAAAAATTATTAAAGAGAAGAAAAATTTAAATGAAATGTCCTTTTTAGACCATCTTGAAGAATTAAGATGGTTGCTGGTCCGAAGTACAATAGCTGTAATAGTAATGGCTTTTCTTACTTATTTCATAAGTGATTATCTATTTGATATTATCATATTTGGACCTACAAGACCTACTTTTATTACCTACACTTTTTTTTGTGATTTATCGCATCAATTAGGTTTTGCAGATAGTATTTGTATCACCGAAATGCCTTTTATCATTCAAAACACAGAAATGGAGGGCCAGGTAAATATGTTTGTCTGGATGTGTCTTCTGGCAGGTTTTATTTTGAGTTTTCCGTATATTTTATTTGAACTCTGGAAATTTATCGGTCCCGCTTTGTATGAAAAAGAAAGAAAAAATGCTAAAATATTTATATTCATTTCGTCATTACTTTTCTTTTTAGGAGTTTTATTTGGGTATTATGTAGTAATCCCGATGTCCGTCAATTTTTTGGCTACATTTACTGTAAGTGACATTGTAAAAAACCAATTTACTCTGGATTCCTATTTAGGAATGGTGAAAACATCGGTGTTAGCAAGCGGATTGTTTTTTGAAATGCCAATAATGATTTATTTCTTAACAAAATTGGGTTTAGTAACACCCACATTTTTAAGGAAATACTGGAAATATGCTGTAATTATAATACTTATTGTTGCCGCAATTGTTACGCCGCCCGATGTGGTTAGCCAAACAATTGTCGCGATACCGATGTTATTAATATATGAAGCAAGCATCTTAATTTCAAAACTTGTTGTACGTAATCAAAAAAAAATAGAAAATGTCTGA
- a CDS encoding carboxymuconolactone decarboxylase family protein: MSDIIEEFNDYRSKMNEKLLADNNKIVKRIFNLDTNAYAAGALDVKTKELLGLVASAVLRCDDCVKYHLETSFKEGVTKEEMMEAMGIATLVGGTIVVPHLRRAYEFWEALESQSDN, encoded by the coding sequence ATGTCTGATATTATAGAAGAATTCAACGACTACCGTTCTAAGATGAACGAAAAATTATTGGCTGACAATAATAAAATTGTAAAACGAATTTTTAATTTGGATACCAATGCCTATGCAGCGGGCGCATTAGATGTAAAAACCAAAGAACTACTTGGATTAGTCGCATCAGCGGTTTTGCGTTGTGATGATTGTGTTAAATACCACTTGGAAACTAGTTTCAAAGAAGGGGTAACCAAGGAAGAAATGATGGAAGCTATGGGAATCGCTACACTTGTAGGTGGAACTATCGTTGTTCCTCATTTACGCAGAGCGTACGAATTCTGGGAAGCATTGGAAAGCCAATCAGATAATTAG
- a CDS encoding CDP-alcohol phosphatidyltransferase family protein, with protein MNIKKHIPNLITLLNLFCGCIAIVFASRQDFEMAFYFVCLGIFLDFFDGFFARLFKVSSPLGLQLDSLADMVTSGVVPGFVMFFLLSSSQHEISVHPMIPYLGFIVTLGSCYRLANFNIDTRQTDSFIGLPTPANALFILSLPLVLKYSDSIFTLEILTNQWILFAITLLSAYILNAEIPLFSLKLKKFNFKDNALQIVFLSLSLLLLFFFQYLGIPLLIILYILLSVLNNKMAIK; from the coding sequence ATGAATATTAAAAAGCACATCCCGAATTTAATTACCTTACTCAACCTTTTTTGTGGCTGTATTGCAATCGTTTTTGCCTCAAGACAGGATTTTGAAATGGCTTTTTATTTTGTTTGTCTTGGTATATTTTTAGATTTTTTCGATGGTTTTTTTGCCAGATTGTTCAAAGTTTCGAGCCCGCTGGGTTTACAATTAGATTCTTTGGCAGATATGGTAACCAGTGGCGTAGTGCCTGGATTTGTTATGTTTTTTTTGCTTTCAAGCAGTCAACATGAGATTTCAGTTCATCCTATGATTCCTTATTTGGGGTTCATTGTTACTTTAGGTTCCTGTTATCGCTTGGCTAACTTTAATATCGACACCCGTCAAACAGATTCTTTTATAGGCTTGCCAACGCCCGCGAATGCACTTTTTATTCTGAGTCTGCCTTTGGTTTTGAAATATTCAGATTCTATATTCACACTGGAAATTTTGACTAATCAATGGATTTTATTTGCCATAACGTTATTAAGTGCTTATATCCTGAATGCGGAGATTCCTTTATTTTCTTTAAAACTTAAAAAGTTTAATTTTAAAGACAATGCACTTCAAATTGTGTTTTTATCTCTTTCTCTATTGTTGTTATTTTTCTTTCAGTATTTAGGGATTCCGTTATTGATTATACTTTATATTTTACTGTCGGTGCTAAATAATAAAATGGCAATAAAGTAG
- a CDS encoding DUF4105 domain-containing protein: MNITSLKKISFFILLFLTVNYSFGQNLLLSKEGHVSVITCGTGNESYSLFGHTAIRISDPFNNIDVVYNYGAFDFGTPNFVLKFIKGDLQYFAVANSYADFINQYQYEKRSVYEQELNIAPNLKQKLFDNLNTSLASGESHYTYKFIDKNCTSMVVDIINKTLDTVAIVKKTDTDITYRTILYPYFDNHFYEKLGTSIIFGKKVDELGTQIFLPFELQKSLKKVSFQNQPLARENKTILEFGKEMNTSWWNNVYTYLLFLGFVILINKKSVAAFYLTIMALLGVFFLFAGFYSFHQELAYNYNMLLFNPILLSLLYLYHTKNRKWLYNLALFNLLSLLIYLVIMINKAHLMIVLPLVITSAVLLVRLAIQNRKRVPIII, translated from the coding sequence ATGAATATAACTTCTTTAAAGAAAATTTCCTTTTTTATACTCTTGTTTTTAACTGTAAACTATAGTTTTGGACAAAACCTTTTACTGTCAAAAGAGGGGCATGTCAGCGTAATTACTTGCGGAACCGGGAATGAATCCTATTCGCTTTTTGGACATACGGCGATTCGCATAAGCGATCCCTTCAACAATATTGACGTCGTATATAATTATGGTGCTTTTGATTTTGGCACTCCTAATTTTGTATTGAAATTCATAAAAGGAGATTTACAATATTTTGCTGTCGCCAATTCCTATGCCGATTTCATCAATCAATACCAGTACGAAAAAAGATCTGTGTACGAGCAGGAATTAAACATTGCGCCAAATCTAAAACAAAAATTATTTGATAATTTGAATACTTCTTTGGCTTCTGGAGAAAGTCATTACACTTATAAATTTATTGATAAAAATTGTACGTCTATGGTCGTTGACATTATCAATAAAACACTGGATACCGTTGCCATTGTAAAAAAAACGGACACCGATATTACATACAGAACCATACTCTATCCTTATTTTGACAATCATTTTTATGAAAAATTAGGTACCAGCATTATTTTTGGAAAAAAAGTAGATGAGTTGGGAACGCAAATCTTCCTACCGTTTGAATTACAGAAAAGTTTAAAAAAGGTCTCTTTTCAAAATCAACCGCTTGCCCGAGAAAACAAAACCATACTTGAATTTGGTAAAGAAATGAATACTTCTTGGTGGAATAATGTATATACGTATCTTTTATTTCTTGGTTTTGTTATTTTAATAAATAAGAAAAGTGTAGCTGCTTTTTATCTTACTATTATGGCCCTATTAGGAGTATTCTTTCTGTTTGCGGGATTTTATTCGTTTCATCAGGAACTAGCCTATAATTATAATATGTTACTGTTTAACCCAATCTTACTGTCCCTTCTTTATTTATACCATACTAAAAATAGAAAATGGCTTTACAATCTGGCGTTATTCAATCTTTTATCGTTGTTGATTTATTTGGTTATCATGATTAACAAAGCGCATCTTATGATTGTATTGCCTCTCGTAATTACCAGTGCAGTATTATTAGTGAGATTGGCGATTCAAAATAGAAAACGAGTTCCCATAATTATATGA